The following proteins are co-located in the Leptolyngbya sp. 'hensonii' genome:
- a CDS encoding ATP-binding protein, producing MTNEQPMFQATRRRLALWYTIVTAVLLLLFIGMSYLYVRTTLIERIDDTLNHVVEVVQRSLVIEPVNFHQEGGELRVNVEASFPNQADAGEDDHIDLEWFSPDGDLIWSTLAEPLGIPLHSNPSGETVHVVKGEGVLRQVTQRVQIGRQTLGYLRVSHPWFEVTKPIQQLILDLSLGTVLVIVAVGAIGWFLSGLAMEPVRDSYQRLKQFTADASHELRNPIATIQTNVQVALADPDPDPQFQQHQLQVVERLTRRLGRLVDDLLFLARQDSGMVQPKCSEVLMEDLLKDVLEEQQLIALEKQVYLSLQIQEQPSIPIKIVADRDQMARLFTNLIANAVQYTSAGGQVQVMLQRSGKSIQVKVQDTGMGIPEEALPQIFDRFYRVDPARTHHQGEQPQPASGTGSGLGLAIVDAIVENHQGQIQVESKLNLGTTFTVLLPV from the coding sequence ATGACCAATGAGCAACCTATGTTCCAGGCTACCCGCAGACGACTTGCCCTGTGGTACACGATCGTCACAGCGGTACTGTTGTTGCTGTTTATCGGCATGTCCTATCTCTATGTCCGCACGACCTTGATTGAGCGCATTGACGATACCCTCAACCATGTGGTGGAAGTGGTGCAACGATCGCTGGTGATCGAGCCTGTCAACTTTCATCAGGAAGGAGGAGAACTGCGGGTTAATGTGGAAGCCAGTTTTCCAAATCAGGCTGATGCTGGGGAGGATGACCATATTGATCTGGAGTGGTTCAGTCCCGACGGAGACCTGATCTGGTCTACTCTGGCCGAACCTCTGGGAATTCCACTCCATTCCAATCCCAGTGGAGAAACCGTCCATGTGGTTAAGGGAGAAGGGGTGCTCCGTCAGGTGACGCAGCGGGTGCAGATCGGTCGCCAGACCCTGGGCTACCTGCGGGTCAGTCACCCCTGGTTTGAAGTCACCAAGCCAATTCAGCAACTCATCCTGGATTTAAGCCTGGGAACTGTGTTGGTGATTGTCGCCGTTGGGGCGATCGGCTGGTTTCTGTCCGGGTTGGCAATGGAACCTGTGCGGGATTCTTACCAGCGGTTGAAGCAGTTTACGGCAGATGCATCCCATGAGCTCCGAAACCCGATCGCCACCATTCAGACCAATGTTCAGGTGGCCCTGGCGGATCCAGATCCTGACCCGCAATTTCAGCAGCACCAGTTACAGGTGGTGGAGCGCTTGACTCGGCGGTTGGGGCGGTTGGTAGATGACCTGTTGTTTTTGGCTCGACAGGATAGCGGGATGGTCCAGCCCAAATGCTCGGAGGTGCTGATGGAGGACTTGTTGAAGGATGTTCTGGAGGAGCAGCAACTGATTGCCCTGGAAAAGCAGGTGTATCTGTCCTTGCAAATTCAGGAGCAGCCGTCTATTCCGATTAAAATTGTGGCCGATCGGGATCAGATGGCCCGCTTATTTACTAACTTGATTGCCAATGCGGTGCAGTATACGTCAGCCGGGGGACAGGTGCAGGTAATGTTGCAACGGAGTGGCAAGAGTATTCAGGTCAAAGTGCAGGATACGGGGATGGGTATTCCAGAGGAGGCCCTGCCACAAATTTTCGATCGCTTCTACCGGGTAGACCCAGCCCGTACCCATCATCAGGGGGAACAACCACAACCAGCCAGTGGCACTGGATCTGGCTTGGGCTTGGCGATCGTGGACGCTATCGTTGAGAACCACCAGGGCCAGATTCAGGTGGAAAGTAAGCTGAACCTGGGTACCACATTTACCGTGCTATTACCTGTGTAA
- a CDS encoding Rrf2 family transcriptional regulator → MKLTTRGHYSVKALLDLSLQPGHQPASVREIAQRQDLPAPYLEKLLIEMRRAGLIESVRGAHGGYRLTRLPAQISLGQILEAVGETIEPLPHHVPDADQAGDWVTFTLWNRLHQKLKEALYSISLEDLYYDARSWQAAQGEENNFVV, encoded by the coding sequence ATGAAACTGACAACGCGGGGACATTACAGTGTCAAAGCCCTTCTGGATCTGAGTTTACAGCCTGGTCATCAGCCTGCCTCTGTTAGAGAAATTGCCCAACGGCAGGACTTACCTGCACCTTACCTGGAAAAATTATTGATCGAAATGCGTCGGGCTGGCCTGATTGAGTCTGTTCGAGGAGCCCATGGAGGTTATCGACTAACGCGATTGCCTGCCCAAATTTCCCTGGGACAGATTCTGGAGGCAGTCGGGGAAACGATCGAGCCCCTGCCTCACCATGTCCCGGATGCTGACCAGGCCGGAGATTGGGTCACCTTTACCCTCTGGAATCGGCTCCATCAGAAGCTGAAAGAGGCCCTGTACAGCATTTCTCTGGAAGATCTCTACTACGATGCCCGCAGTTGGCAGGCCGCCCAGGGAGAGGAGAACAATTTTGTGGTCTAA
- a CDS encoding spermidine/putrescine ABC transporter substrate-binding protein produces the protein MARSTRRQFIQTATAAASGLALTNCGWTLAEVRATGSKGSKDELFVYTWTSYIDDQLLSEFTAQTGIKVKADIFDSDDVMLNTFQAGKGVNYSIIYPSAYGVERMIELKLLLQLDQSKLIGLDSIKPKFRDPPYDPGNRYSIPISWGTTGLIYNSEKLPTPPEDWDYLWKNKDKLFRRMTLLNDVREVMGAVLRSLGYSYNSKNLKEIERAYQKLEELRPAIRLFTTDAWKEQILAGDIYLAMGYSSDGESVTQENPKLKYVIPRSGTSLWSDNMVIPKTAPNPDGAYAWINYMSQPSVAASVCRRLSFATPNQGAFDQLPLDIRENPTLFPPDEILEKCESIAPVGDAAEIYDNYWTKLTSS, from the coding sequence ATGGCTAGATCTACAAGACGGCAGTTTATCCAGACTGCGACTGCTGCGGCCTCCGGGTTGGCCCTCACCAATTGTGGCTGGACTCTTGCCGAAGTGCGGGCTACGGGCAGCAAGGGGTCCAAAGATGAGTTATTTGTCTACACCTGGACCAGCTACATCGATGATCAGCTCCTGTCTGAGTTCACAGCTCAGACAGGTATCAAAGTCAAGGCAGATATCTTTGACTCTGATGATGTCATGTTGAATACGTTCCAGGCCGGTAAGGGGGTCAATTACAGCATCATCTATCCCTCAGCCTATGGGGTAGAACGGATGATTGAATTAAAGCTACTGCTGCAGTTGGATCAGTCTAAGTTGATTGGTCTAGACAGTATCAAACCTAAGTTTCGAGACCCTCCTTACGATCCAGGCAATCGCTACAGTATCCCGATTAGCTGGGGCACCACTGGATTGATTTACAACTCAGAAAAGCTGCCTACACCGCCGGAGGATTGGGATTATCTCTGGAAAAATAAAGATAAACTGTTCCGTCGCATGACTCTTCTGAATGATGTGCGGGAGGTCATGGGGGCAGTGCTGCGGTCTTTGGGGTATTCCTATAATTCCAAAAATCTGAAGGAAATTGAACGGGCTTATCAAAAACTGGAGGAACTGCGACCTGCCATCCGATTGTTTACCACCGATGCCTGGAAGGAACAAATTCTGGCGGGTGATATCTATCTGGCCATGGGTTATTCGTCTGATGGGGAATCCGTGACTCAGGAAAATCCCAAGTTGAAGTATGTGATTCCCCGCAGTGGTACCTCTTTATGGAGTGATAATATGGTCATTCCAAAAACTGCGCCCAATCCTGACGGTGCTTACGCCTGGATTAACTACATGTCTCAACCATCGGTTGCTGCCTCGGTTTGTCGCCGCCTCAGTTTTGCCACGCCCAATCAGGGTGCCTTTGATCAATTACCTTTAGATATTCGGGAAAATCCAACCCTGTTTCCGCCAGATGAAATCCTGGAGAAATGCGAGAGTATTGCCCCAGTGGGCGATGCTGCAGAAATCTACGATAATTATTGGACAAAACTGACAAGCAGTTAA
- the cbiB gene encoding adenosylcobinamide-phosphate synthase CbiB produces MWSNAASVLAIAASLDFLIGDPWGWPHPVQGMGWLIARYGELARKILQSPRCLRVAGIGLGLGLVSGSGLLGWTLIAAARTLHPLAGILSESILLASCFAGRSLRDAATEVLQPLKAGDLGQARVALSHYVGRDTEILAEPEILRAVLETVTENATDGVLAPLFYGLIGAMIPGVGSAPLALAYKAASTLDSMVGYRTPPYTDLGWFSARMDDVLTWVPCRLVVGTIALLSGRPCQVWRLCQRDAPFDPSPNSGWSECAYAAALNVQVGGNNWYQGIARPKPLLGDPIEKITPDHIYRALRLTRSCFLLWLVPMIGVSNWITAR; encoded by the coding sequence TTGTGGTCTAACGCTGCATCTGTTCTGGCGATCGCAGCCAGCCTGGACTTTCTGATTGGCGACCCGTGGGGGTGGCCCCATCCCGTGCAGGGGATGGGATGGTTAATTGCCCGTTATGGGGAACTGGCCCGAAAAATCCTCCAGTCCCCCCGATGCTTGAGAGTGGCTGGAATTGGCCTGGGTTTGGGGTTGGTCAGTGGCAGTGGTCTCCTGGGCTGGACCCTGATTGCTGCGGCCCGAACTCTCCATCCTCTGGCGGGCATTCTATCCGAGAGTATTTTGCTGGCCTCCTGCTTTGCGGGTCGGAGTTTGCGTGATGCCGCCACCGAGGTGCTGCAGCCCTTAAAGGCAGGGGATCTAGGTCAGGCTCGTGTGGCGTTGAGCCATTATGTCGGACGGGATACGGAGATCCTGGCTGAGCCAGAGATCCTGCGGGCTGTTCTGGAAACGGTGACTGAGAACGCCACCGATGGCGTTCTGGCCCCCCTATTTTATGGCCTCATCGGGGCCATGATACCGGGAGTGGGGAGTGCCCCCCTGGCCCTGGCCTATAAGGCCGCCAGTACGCTAGACTCTATGGTCGGCTATCGTACCCCTCCGTACACCGATCTGGGTTGGTTCAGTGCCCGCATGGATGATGTCCTGACTTGGGTCCCCTGCCGACTGGTCGTGGGGACGATCGCCTTGCTCTCTGGCAGGCCCTGCCAGGTCTGGCGTCTCTGTCAACGGGATGCTCCCTTCGATCCCAGCCCCAATTCTGGTTGGAGTGAATGCGCTTACGCTGCTGCCCTGAATGTCCAGGTAGGCGGCAATAACTGGTATCAGGGAATAGCACGGCCTAAGCCTTTGCTGGGAGACCCGATCGAAAAAATTACTCCCGACCATATTTATCGAGCGCTTCGCCTCACCCGCTCTTGTTTTCTGCTGTGGTTAGTCCCTATGATAGGGGTTTCAAACTGGATCACAGCCCGGTGA
- a CDS encoding ABC transporter permease, translating to MASSSPSIPKSESQKRPELPLPRWVEPIVMLAPSALWLLLLLVLPTLIIFELSLVPDIRPGQVVNPSGFSNYLKILDPIILQVIGRSLFFAIGTMILCLLMGFPVAYWIALMAPQRWRNLLVMGFVLPLWTSSLLRSYAWITILRPTGVMNTLLTSIGLPALDILNSSIAVLIGMSYGLLPYMVLILYSSLEKLDRRLLEAASDLGANPIQTFWRVTVPQTMPGIAAGSLLVLIASMGDFVDPELLGGTSNMTVSRLIYNQFLGATQNWGFGSALSTVLIIAVSLAIALLIRLGGSRAITED from the coding sequence GTGGCCAGTTCTTCCCCCTCTATTCCTAAATCTGAGTCTCAGAAGCGTCCCGAGCTCCCCTTGCCCCGGTGGGTAGAACCGATCGTGATGCTGGCTCCATCAGCGCTCTGGTTATTGCTCCTGCTGGTTTTGCCCACCCTGATTATCTTTGAACTCAGCCTGGTGCCAGATATTCGCCCTGGCCAGGTTGTCAATCCCTCCGGTTTTTCTAACTATCTCAAGATTCTTGACCCCATCATTTTGCAGGTGATTGGCCGATCGTTGTTTTTCGCGATCGGAACCATGATCCTGTGCCTGCTCATGGGGTTTCCCGTTGCTTACTGGATTGCATTGATGGCCCCCCAACGCTGGCGTAACCTGCTGGTGATGGGGTTTGTTCTGCCTTTATGGACCTCCTCCCTACTCCGGTCCTATGCCTGGATTACCATCCTCCGTCCGACAGGGGTGATGAATACGCTGCTCACCAGCATTGGCCTGCCTGCCCTGGATATACTGAACAGTAGCATTGCCGTTTTGATTGGGATGAGTTATGGACTACTTCCCTATATGGTATTGATTCTCTATTCGTCCCTGGAAAAGCTGGATCGGCGATTGCTGGAGGCAGCATCGGATCTGGGAGCCAACCCGATCCAAACCTTCTGGCGAGTGACGGTACCCCAGACGATGCCAGGGATTGCGGCTGGTTCGCTCCTGGTCTTGATTGCCAGTATGGGAGACTTTGTTGATCCGGAACTTCTGGGTGGAACCTCTAATATGACTGTTTCCCGCTTGATTTATAACCAGTTTCTCGGTGCTACTCAGAATTGGGGATTTGGCTCAGCCCTGAGTACGGTCTTGATCATAGCGGTGAGTCTGGCGATCGCCCTGTTGATTCGGTTAGGGGGTAGTCGAGCCATTACGGAGGACTGA
- a CDS encoding ABC transporter permease: MPTSQAQRHLSLPWQAAFSVLMFGFMYLPILVLTVFSFNKSQSAAKWEGFSLTWYEKFFQDSRILTSLQNSLFVGIAAVGIAAVFGTLMAVGLARYRFPGRSLYRGITYLPIIIPDIAIAVATLVFLAVIAVPLSLWTIVAAHVVFCLSYVSVTVSTRINSINPHLEEAALDLGATPIQAFIQVMLPELAPAIISGCLLAFILSMDDLLIASFTAGGGVATLPMEIFGRIRTGVKPDINALSVVLILASGLVFFAAEYIRYRGDKQRLG; encoded by the coding sequence ATGCCCACGTCCCAGGCCCAACGTCACTTGAGTCTACCCTGGCAGGCCGCTTTCTCGGTTCTCATGTTCGGCTTTATGTATTTGCCGATTCTGGTGCTGACGGTCTTCAGCTTCAATAAGTCCCAATCAGCGGCCAAGTGGGAAGGTTTTAGCCTCACCTGGTATGAAAAATTCTTCCAGGATTCCCGCATTCTCACATCGCTTCAGAATAGCCTGTTCGTCGGGATTGCCGCCGTGGGCATTGCCGCCGTTTTTGGGACTTTAATGGCCGTGGGGCTGGCCCGCTATCGGTTTCCAGGTCGATCCCTGTACCGGGGGATAACCTATCTGCCAATTATCATTCCAGACATTGCAATCGCAGTGGCGACCCTGGTCTTTCTGGCGGTGATTGCGGTCCCCTTGAGTTTATGGACGATCGTCGCAGCCCACGTTGTCTTCTGTCTGTCCTACGTCTCTGTGACGGTCTCAACCCGGATCAATAGCATCAACCCCCATTTAGAGGAAGCGGCTTTAGATCTGGGAGCAACGCCGATTCAGGCTTTTATTCAGGTGATGTTACCGGAGTTAGCTCCAGCCATTATTTCAGGCTGCTTACTGGCCTTCATTCTGAGTATGGATGACCTCCTGATTGCCAGTTTTACAGCTGGGGGTGGTGTGGCAACCCTGCCCATGGAAATTTTTGGCCGGATCCGCACTGGGGTTAAACCAGATATCAATGCCCTCAGTGTCGTTTTGATTCTGGCATCGGGTCTGGTATTTTTTGCCGCTGAATACATTCGTTACCGGGGAGATAAACAGCGGCTGGGCTAG
- the pyrR gene encoding bifunctional pyr operon transcriptional regulator/uracil phosphoribosyltransferase PyrR, translated as MLPQVVEIFSADELRRTLNRLASQVVERAGDPAKLALLGIYTRGVPLAHVLARQIEQLEQISIPVGALDITFYRDDLDKIGPRTPAKTEIPFDLSGKTVVLVDDVIFKGRTIRAALNAINDYGRPEVIRLAVLVDRGHREVPIHPDFTGKQLPTAKDEQVKVYLQDTDGRDAVELFRASSR; from the coding sequence ATGCTGCCCCAGGTTGTCGAGATTTTCTCAGCGGATGAGTTACGCAGAACCCTGAACCGACTGGCTTCCCAGGTTGTAGAGCGGGCTGGGGACCCGGCCAAATTGGCCCTGTTAGGCATCTACACCCGGGGTGTTCCGCTGGCTCATGTTCTGGCTCGCCAGATTGAACAACTGGAGCAGATTTCCATTCCAGTTGGAGCCCTGGATATCACCTTTTACCGGGATGACCTGGATAAAATTGGTCCCCGTACCCCTGCAAAAACGGAGATCCCGTTTGACCTGTCAGGCAAAACAGTAGTGCTGGTGGATGATGTCATCTTCAAAGGACGCACGATTCGAGCAGCGTTGAATGCGATCAATGACTACGGGAGGCCGGAAGTCATTCGGTTGGCTGTTCTCGTCGATCGCGGCCATCGGGAGGTTCCCATCCACCCAGACTTTACAGGCAAACAACTACCCACCGCAAAGGATGAGCAAGTCAAGGTTTACCTGCAGGACACCGATGGTCGGGATGCGGTAGAGCTATTTCGGGCCAGCAGTCGCTAG